AAATTGCGAATTAGTAGCATTTACGCGTAAATGATTGACGCACATTGCCGTTTCTACTGAATGGCAGACCGTTTACTCTGCGTGAACCCACAATTTTCTGGGTGTCGTCATAGACAGAGACTTTCGGTGGAGTCCACATGTGTTTCACTTGAAACAGCGCCTGGCAGCAATCTCTCCGGTGTTCAAATTACGGAACAAAAAAACCTGGGGCAAGTCGGTAGAATCAATGCTGTAACTGTACGGATCATTGTTTCATGGTTTCTCTGCCTGTACTAACTAATACTTGCAAGTTTAATATTCACGCTATGCAGGCTGTATAAACTCAGGCTCTCAGAGTCTGCCTTGGCTTGCCGAAATGCGCGCTGACTGAAGCGACTATTTCCATTACACGGGACCATCCAGTACGAACGCACATTGTGGCGAAAGCCTCGAAAGCACGAAACATTTTTTCCTGGCCCATTGCCAACACCTTGTTACCCTGCTTTTGGAGAGATCTCGGGTGGCGTATTGTCTAACGATGTCTAACTATGCCACCCATCTTCGATCAGGCTTTAACCGCGCATATAAGCCATTGATACCACCGTGGTGCTTTATTCAGCCTGAAGGGCACCTCATCGGCCctgaatcagaaaaaaaaactgatgttgCATAACCAGTGCTAAAACAGGCATTTCTAATGCTTTTCAATGAGAAGAACGCCAATCACGTACATGTTTATTCTGACGGATCAACCACTCTGCAGTGTTCTTATGGAGCAGTGGTCGTCCCAGTGTTATATATATTACTTTCAGTTTCAAGACAGACCACTTAACGTCATTGACGGCTGCGAAGCTCGCTGATTTTCGCGCTGCAATTCACGTAGTCAACCGCGAACAGCCTCAACGTTGGGCAGTTTTCATTGATTCGAAGGCAGCTCTGCAATCTTCACTATCAGCCCTGCAGCATGGAACATATGAACATTTGGTCTTTGAGGTTGGGTATCTTCTCCATACTGCATTTGGAAAAGATTACCACGTCacatttcagtggctgccaagtcactgtggCGTGATAGGCAATGAAAGTGCTAACAATGCTGCTCGATCACCGCTTGAAGGCAACTGCTTAGAGACAATACCGTTATTACGGACCGGCGCTGCCAGCCAATTTTGAGTGGCCGCACGGGAAATCACTCTCCGCACTTAAAATATTGCGCAATCAAATCCAGTATAGTCCAAACACTTTAGAACTACAGACGCCTACTGGACTACGCCGAATTGATGCCACTATACTTTGCCATTTATAGCTAAGAGTGGCCTTCACCAAGCCACTTTCATTTCACATCGAAATCGCTCACAACCCCTTCTGCGACAACTGTGGTAGCGACCAGACACTAGAACACATCTTGTGCGATTGCCTTTACTATAATGCGCAGATAACACCTCTGGCAGCCGCTCTAGCTGACATAGATTGTAGACCGATGACTGCGGACGCCATTCTGGAATGTCATCCAGAGCGGTCATTgcgagtgaaggcgacgaaaGCAGTCCTCAGCTTCTTGGAGGCAACGGACTTGGACCGGCGATTATACTAATAGTGTTATGATGACTTTGACATGAAAATTTCAGTGTGCATGCTCtcctttctcccccttttttcatCTTTGAAACTACCTGATCCCTGTCCCCAGTGTAGCATAGCATACCAGTCATTCTAGACTGGCTGACATCCCTGCCTTTTATTTCCCTTCTgtccttcctctcttcttccttaCGAGCCGCTTTATTCGCGCACTTTATGTTTTGTTGTGGCACTTACATTTAAGGTGCTCTTGGCCTAGCTAGAACATAATCAGACATAAACGAATGAGAAACAGCAGAGAGATTAACCACGCACATGTCGAGTTCATTGCAGCAAGGCTGAGTGAACCAGAGACACAAGAGGGTTGTTAGTTTATGCGAGGTAACAGCCTACAGAAACATTTGAGCACAAATCAACCGCACGTACGACAAAAACTGAATACGTTTGCGACGAGAATATTTTAGCAGCTTGATGAGCATGAATTATAAGAAGAAAAGGCTGCTTGTGAATCTAAGAAAATATTTTAATTTCATATGCCCAGTTATTGAAATGAGGAAAAAAGGAACTAGGTTCACATTGAGATACTTCATTTCATGCTATCCAAATATGTGCAGGTCTCGTAGCTGGCGTCCTGATACACTCGTTCGGCATAAGGATCAGCGTCGCACTCGGCGGACTCCTCATGTCAGCAGGTTGTCTTGCATCAGCATTTGCTACTGGAATACCGTTCCTCGTTGTATCCATCGGCATGGTCACAGGTACACTTTCGTTAACCATATAAGTGAAAAGAAGTCAGACATGCTTTCTTTTTGTGCCACCGATGCGGTCGTGTTATGCGTGGAAATTATGAATTTGTGTCGGGATCCGCAATCTTCGTAGGAGGGGAAACACTCAACATCAAAGGATGACGCTCATTCTAAGAAAGAGGAAACATAtctacgaggtgaatgatgatcagtTGGAGAAGCAGTGGGATCATTTGATGTTACCCGGTGGCACCGTGATTCATCCGTGACATTGACTACTCTCGCCTGTTAACGAGTATCCAGCGTTGTACATTTAAATACAATGTATTTGGCATGATGTATCGAGTTGTGAGTTTCGAGTTGCCTTCAGTATAGCTGCTTTGTGGTATCATATcttgcctgaagttggcaaaaacAAGGTATATGCACGTTCTTCTTGTCATTGTTGGCTGTTTCAAGTAATACGAAATGTATAGTAGAGCATTTTGCGATTTAATATACTGCACAAGCTAGTCGTACGTTCTCTgtgatcatcaccatcatcaccgtcattgtcatcgtcatggcgtatagtgggtaccttgcatgttttgcaccgtgatggcagaaagagaatctGTGGTATGGAACTCACTTCTCTTTTATTGTCttcagcatcatcgtcatcgtgcTGGGCTATGGCGATCACCAACGCCACCAACGGACACGCCTTGGCCTTAAGGAGCTTCAATCCTAAATGTCATGAAAGGCCTGACTTTCAAGGCGTGTGACTATTTTCAAGGAGAATGTGAACTCTCTTTCGAAATTGTTGACACTCTTGTTTGATAGTCGTGGTACGTGTACCACAGTACACGTACGACTTTAAAAAGGTTATATACAGTTAACTTTAATGAAAACTCAACGTAAATAACACTAATCATTTTTGTTGGAGTGATGTATGGATGGGTAAATATTAGATTATGATACTTTTTTATATTTATCTTTACTACACAGAAATTCACAACAATTTTTCCTGTATAATGCCGAGGACAGGACATGTCCGAAGAAACCCCATTTATTGACTCTGTCTGATGGCAGCAGACTGCACTCCTTTATTTTGCTTAACCTTCACCAATACATCAGTATAGATGCTGATATATGGGCGTCGAGGTTTAGTCATGCAATTCACCATTAAAAAGCTTTACTTCAACTTAGCATTTTGTTTCTCTAAATGACTTGTTTCCATTCAATGTTTATTCAATGCTGGTGCAACTACTTAAACAAGCACTCGTTGCTGACTTAGCTATTTTCTACGCCTGGGCAATTGTACGCTTCTGCCGCGTATATATTTTCCCCGGATTTGATGGCTTCGAGTTAACGAGGGATTACTGTACTTAAATCCACGTTGATTTATTCGTGTGCGCTGAATATTATGTCAAATCAGCAGAACCATTTAGCCCACCCTTAAGTATATCCGAAATTGTCAATGCGGTGTGTCGCTGGCGCATAACATTGAAGAGATGGACTTCTTCTTCTTCAAGACTCCAACATTCAAGACTAGTCCGCTTGCCAAGACGCTGTCTCCAGAGACACTATGAGCTCAcaaattttattttcttgaagccTTCATCTTCTTCTGAGCTACTGTTGTTTTCGCATGCCTTTACTACATTACGTGTCCCCCTTTCTCCTCTTTATTTGAGTCGGTCAGGCCTTGCCTTTTCAGTATTGCAATAATTATGAGATTGAAGCACCCGACATTTTATTTGTAACCGGCGCAAGTATTGGCATATATAAAAACATAATTGCATACTCGCAGCTTGGAGTAGTTTGGGTAATGACCAGGTGCAGAATTTCAGTACTTTTGCTTCACTTGCAGGCTCAGGACATGGAATCCTGCTGTCCTGTGTTATCGTCGCTGTGAACGAGTACTTCGACAAGAGACGTGGCACTGCCCTCGGTATCAACATGGCTGGTGCCCCTGCAGCTTCCTTCATTTTCCCGATAATTTTCGATTACTGTCTCACCGAGTACAGCCTGCACGGAACATTTGCACTTGTGGGAGCACTGTTGTTGAATGTTCTACCAATCAGCCTCTTTTTTCGCAAGCCTCCGTGGATGCAGAAACAGTACTCCGAAATATCTGACATCTCCAGGAGCAGAGTCATTGATGGAGACGAcgcacgagaaaaaaaagcgagtCACTATAGTGATTACGTGGCATCAACTTTGCGACCTCTTGTCGGCATTAGCAACGACCAGGACGATTCTTCGTGTGACGAAAACGTTCTATTTACATCAACGGATAGATCGACAATAGTTAAGCTGTCTAGGTATCCCCTATCCGTGAGGCTTAATTATGAAAAACCTTTACGTGATTCACACGGGATACCACACATGTTGGAGGTCTCAGACACAAGCGCTATGTGTGCTGAAAAGAGAGAAGAGCTGTCCTGGAAGTTGCTTAGACGAAACAGTGTTGATGTGCCATATATCAGGGGAGGTCAAGAACCACGTCGTGTCTGTGTGAACTGCTCATGTAAAAATGAGTGCTTGGAAGAAATTTTCCAACAAAATGTTGGCTCACCGGAGCTGCACAGAGCAGAAACAAACATTTCTGCGGAAAATTTACCTTTGAAAGTTATGAAGAGGACGACAGACTGCATGAAAATGACATCAATGAAAAATACGATGCTGACTTTCACGGGCTCTGCTGAGCCCCCGGAGGCAGGTAGAGAAGGTATGGAAGATGAGACAGTCCCCTTGAAGAGTGCTTGTGGGGATCGTACGCTGAATTCATTAGAAGGAGTATGTGATTTTCGATATTCAGTGAAAGAGAGCCGTACACGATCTCTTTTGCGTAGCGCTAAGGAGGTCCTGTCTACGCGACGGTTTTACGCGCACATGTTTAGCTACTTCTCTTTCTGTTTCTTCTTGGATACGTTTCTGGCTGTGGCCGTTGACTGCGCAGTAGACAACGGGATCAGCAGAGAAGATGCTGCGCACGTACTAACATTTTTCTCCTTGACCGACCTGGCGGGACGGCTGCTGATACCGCTGATCACTGATTACAAGATCGCAACTCCTCTTGGCGTCACGACGCTATCTTATCTCGTCATGGTCATTATTGGCACGACGATGCCACATGCCCAGAgtgacgttgtgttctggatacTAGTTGTAAACCTTGGACTTCCAGTTGGCTACGTAATGGTTGCCATGTCTCAAACTATTACATGCGACGTTGGTGTGCGGAACCTCCCCATGGCTTACGGCTTTGTAGCATCAGTGACAGCTCTGGGAGCATTCATGAGGCCGCCAGTCATAGGTGAGTAGAGAGTACTAATATAGTTTCTGTGCCAATAGTTAACTCTCAGTATTCCCTAACACTTTTAGGAAATCACTGATTTGCAGATTCTTCGAGTGTCACAAGGTTTAAGCAGGAACCTTGCTGTGACTGACTAGATTTACGGCGGGTGTATGGTAATTTCGGCCTACTAATAGTCATAAGCTACACGAGATTATCACTGTGCGGAAGCAGTGCCTTATCCAGTCAAGTTCTCTGTATCGTTCTCGCATCGAAAAACCCTCATGCATTTCACAGAATATTGATTATGATCACAGATTTATTCCGAGTGTGTTGCTTGGTGGGCGTCTCCATAAGCCACACAGGTACAGAAAAACAGTCACAAAGTTTTTTATCACTAAAATGATCGAAAAATTTGTGGAGGCAATAGAGCCTGTCAGATTATGAATGAAAAGGGCAGCTGCAACGTTTATGTCTTCAGATATGCATCGCTTCGTACGAGAAGACCCATTTCTGAGAGAAACAAAAATAATTTTGGAAGAAAAGAATCATGTTTGCTTATTCAGAAGCTTGAACCATTACAAACGCATGTGCACGCGCATCGCGCCTGACGTATCAGGCTGTAAAATGCATGAAATCACTGTCTATAAAAGACTGGCTGCGGTGTTCATTCAAAACAAATTCGATTCTACTGGGGAAACGTAGTCATACAATTAAATGCAATTGAACGTTATTTCCACACAATCTAGAATTTATTTCCTGGGTGTTTATGTGCGCAAAGGTAACCAGTTGATCATGCGTAGCTGTCAACTCCCCATAGTAAAACTTTTAGAAGCACGCGGCCCATTCAATTCTCGCATAGCATGGGAAAACCTTTATTTGATTGTTTAAGTTCATCAAAAACAAGAGAGCAAGTTGCCTTCGTGAGTCTTGTGGCCCGGAAGCGTGAAAAGTAGACAGTCATACGATGAGAGAATGTTTTTGAACTCCATTTTAGTTTATATTGCAGGTACCATACAATTTATTTGCGTTGACATGGTGCAGCTTATTTACGATAATGATGAACAGTAAGTTGCGACAACCCACCGACACCGTTTTGTTTCCACGCCTTATAACTACGTTGCTGAAGCGCTTGAAACGATGGAAAAATATGGGCATAAATGGATTGCTATTCAAGCAAGAACCATCAGTAATTCATCGCCACAAGCCTCTGCCCTTCGAAGCATGAAGGCATCTCTGCACCATCTCTAGATAGGGCTGATTTCAATATATCGCTTCGAACCTTTCAATTTTGTGAATTCACCAATCGCTGCTGTTGTAAACCCTTGATGCCCATTTAGTTGCTTGAATAGGCcaccagctggatgtcctttacATTATGGTAGGTTAAGATCTATTTATCGGGTTTAATGTGAAGTGCAAAATATACGTTTTTATCTTCCACTCTCTTGCAGTTACGCCTTTTATTTCTCCATTAGTCAGATGTGACGTGATCCCTaacatttgctttttttattttttgttgtctgTCCAGCTTCAGCCCTCCAAAATCTCAAAAGCAAAATTGTGCAATAATTGTGTGCTTATACCTTTGCGGATAGTGCTTAATTCCTATCGCAATTAGGAAAAGCCTGATGCATGCAGTCCATCTTTTGGTGAACTTCTTTTCGATAAGCACGCTCCATATCTGGTAATTGTTTTGAGTGCCCATACAGTTGTGTAGACTACAAACTTAAGTGGCAATTCACAAAAATTCCAATTTTTAGACGAGGAAGTATACACTGTTTGTGTTAGTATCATGCTTGAATATTGCTGACCAGACGCGCAGTGCACCTATTTCAAAACTTGGTATGTTCTTTAGGCCCTTCAGGCATTTGTGTTCAGTTTCGAGTGTAGGTGCTAGACCCTCTCCTTCTTCAGGTAGAAACGTAGAAAACACCTGGCTGTGTCAATTTGACCTTCAAGCTCTGCCATGATTATCCTAGAGTCTCTTAACTGCGTCGTGACTCGGAACAACTATTTACACAGTGCCCGCAAGATGGCGCGAAGCTCACACCATTTAGTTCCTGCTGCTAACGTTACTCAAGCGTATCAGCGAGTTGATACCGTGTTTCATTCCACGCCCACCACAAGTCTTCGCAATAACGACGAAAAAGCTTCAGCGAAATGCTAGTCACTTGGAAGAATAAGCGCATTCACATGCGTGTCCGCAAGTAGCAACAGTTGCGCGGGAGACATGGCGATGCAACTCTACGCGAGAGGTTTGTCGAGAGATACTTCCTTTGTGGTGTACacatatcccgaaggagtacggccaccagcgtggatccggtcttagcgagccgcagggcacgcgttaactgtcgccgtggcgagaacacgatactgctcaaagtcgcaacaattcattgtggcaacaccaaacgcagtagaGCCCGTTGccaaaaggcgcggcgggaaagcaagtaggcttatccacgcgacgggcacaaagtactacccagggtgccacgagcacgtctccgcggtaaaggtgatccacggagacaccgggaccaaggcccggttgctcgagcgaagGCAAAGGAGCTCGCGGTTGCTTCGaaggagacgggtcggcgtagctaggccacgcactaggacaccgtaccaccctcggccgtgagtacgcagtggggcaacaaaaggtgagcgttcgcctcgggcgcgaggcgccgtcagcgaagtctgacgagccccgagcgacgggagtcgacggacggaaaagattgcgtggctcaccgtttgctgtcccggagagtggtggtggtagtggttagaaggaagaggaaaaaggcacctaatttctgtctgccttcaggcgacacggcgcagtgccttataggggtagggggaaggagggataaaaagaatacaaggaaaatagatgaaaaaatagacaggcaagcagcggaaaaaagaaagagataggaaagtgtggatccggtcgaagcagtccaagggcggggcgccacaatgcgagagctgcacggcgtcaggagaccgcggagggcgaaccagtcagcgggagctacgctggcgtcggagatcgcgaggacacaaccgtccagcttgaaatcctgtgACCGAGAGTACTCCCTGCCcctgacgcagcgcgcgaaagggagttaaacgtcactccgccattcccagcgcggcagacagcaaaggagggcagacatctcgggacatgagaacggcagaaaaggcaggaaagcccgcgcaaaggctttcgtgtccttcttgtctctgtgccgtcgttttgttcttgcgctataactatcggcagcgggccagcctcaattcccacacgtTTAAAGCACAAATCGGAAGCACGTCACCCCTAGGTCTGTGATCTGCGAATGTTATTGCGAATGGTACTGCTGCTACTGCCTCATTCATTAAATAGCCATTCCGACGTCTCTTAAGTTTTTCAAAAACTCAAAAACGTTCAGAGAGGCATtttcgtcacggaaatgacgtaaAAAATACGCACAGTCAGATGGGGGAAAAGGATCATCTATTGGTTGAGCCCAGACCCTCATGGTCCAGAGCAATCGATGTCGGGCACGCTATGCATGGCACCATGGTCGCGCACTCAGGAGACAATACAAACGCGCCTTTTTTATCACACACTTTCCTCTCACAATGCTGTTGCTCGACGGAGTGGTGTCGTCGTCTGGGAGCGGTGTAAAATGAAGTAATGCATAATGACTGTGGCCTCTGCGACTAACTCTTGCAACACGTCGTTGCTAGCTGttcgttttgattgattgattgatttgtggggtttaacgtcccaaaaccacgatttgattatgagagacgccgtagtggagggctccggaaattttgaccacctggggttctttaacgtgcacccaaatctgagtacacgggcctacaacatttccacctccatcggaaatgcagccgccgcagccgggaatcgaacccgcgacctgcgggtcaggagccgagtaccttagccactagaccaccgcggtggggctagctGTTCGTTTTATTCGACGTGTTCTCAATAGGAGTAGTGCAATGCTATGAACGCCTTAACACACCACGACGTGGTGACGTCAGCTCAAGCCTCGGCCTCGGTCATAGTAATTAACCCTTATTCGAAATACAGCTTCTTAGTCTGTACGATATTCCGGTAACACAAGGGCGTGGCGTATTACCGAAAAGCGTGTCTCGTAGCTACCACCACGTCCACTGGCGCCAGctatagaaaaagaagacaacTAGCAAATAGGTAATCTACGACCTCTGAAATTTCGGCAGAGCCATTGAATAAGCCTACAACACTACTTGTTTCACTCGTCCACTCAAAAACGATGCCCAACCAATGCAAATACTTTACTGCCAACGCTTGCGGACAGGAATCTTAAGCAAACAGAAGCATTTATTTGAAGCTTGCGAGCTACAAAGTGCACAGCGGCCACTCGATGGATTTGAAGTGGAGGCCACCGCTTTCAGTGGCGTGGCCATGTTTTTCAGGCGCACGCCCGGGCAGTTCACACTGGATATTCCGGAACACGCGTAGTATTTTGCTTATAGCAGCGCACGGGGCAGACTAAAAATTTCGAATAATTCCCCGATGCATCCCCGCATTGGCTGTAACAACGCATTCCCCACAAACACTCGCCCCAAGACGAATCGCTGTTGGGCTAGAGAGGACATACGACACGCGTTCTGTTCCCTTCTAGATCGACCGTGGTGTTCAGTACCTCATCAACATGGCGCAGGTTGGCGACTTTGGCCGAAGTTCAGCTAAAGTTACTGGAATGGTGAGTGTACAACGTGTTGTTTTCTGCCGCCACCGAGTGCTTTGGGCGTCACACAAATGGTCCAGCTCACACGCCTCATTAGTGTTTTggcgcactcgtggccgtttgTTTAAATGGATAACTGCCGAAATTTCTACGACGAGAGATATCTATATTACAAATACGAATGAGAGGTGGTAACATGAAATCATGGAATGCATTTTATGCACAGCATGATATACATTCGCCACTCAGGGTGGGCTAGTGGCCGATTGGCTTGCTTGATTTTTACCAAAATCACTACTTTGCGAGGTGACGTAATGCGAACACGAGTAAAAGGCGAAAAGACGAACATCATGAGGTTACTTTCATGTACAACATGATTTAGACAACTCGCTCATGATGTCCTCGCTTTCGATTGGCTTACCTGATATTCTCAAAAAATTGCAGCGCGGGGGGTTACTGTATGACGGAAACAAATAATAAGggctaacatgaaaattataacaTACATGTCAGTGTAagcatgatttacatgccatgctcttgGCAAGTTTGCGGCAGGTTTGCTGGTTTTACATACACCTATATTTGTAATGCATGGCGTACTTGTATGATAAACATAAATGACAGGTTGTAACAGGAAAATATGGCAAGTACGTAATGTAAGACATGATTTTTCTGGCGTGCTTATGGTGTACTCTGGGCCGGGTCGCTATTTTGCTATACACCAAAATCGGTATGGTGTGGCGTTAATAACTTACAAACATAAATGATAGCTTAAAACTAGAAAAGATGACATGTTCATTGTCTCCCCTGTCATACCTGTTCGTCATACAGCTATCTCACATGATAGAAATCTCGTTATATACTAAACTAGAGAAACGACTGCTAGCGCACTATATGCGACACGTTATCCATGCAAAGTATGTCAGACAtgccattattttcatgttaccaCCATTTGttcatgttcgtcatacagtcacccGACACAATATCATTTGTGGGGTATATCCAGATAGCCAactggccgcgagcacaccatgagcgtggcgtttaGATCCTGTAATACATCAGATGCATGATATAATTTTGGTGTTTGCACTTtctgtgttcgtcatgcagtctcGTCATGCAATGCAAGTATCGGTGTATATCAAAATACCAACCGGCCGCCGGCACACCACGAGCGCGGTAGTAAGTCGACCATGCTGTACGTGACAAGCAAGTCATGGTATTCGTGCTGCTGTATACCTGTAATTTACTTTTATGATGCGCATACATCTCGTCATGGTGATTTTTGCATACACTCGTTTAAATAATTCATCGCGACAACCCCGAGACCAGGTCTTAAAAATGATGTTGTATATGTCACGCGTGACATGATTTGCATTTTAAGATTTGCGTTTTTTGTCCACTTTTGTCAAGCTGCCATTTAACCTGTGGTGCATATAAAGTGAACGAAACGGCCGCAAGAGCACAAAACCAGTAATGTGTAAGCTGTGGGGTTCATCACATGGGCGCAATAATTTTTAGCGTTATGAATTACCACTTATAGtgccaggcaggcaggcaggcaggcaggcaggcaggcaggcacgcaggcaggcaggcaggcaggcaggcaggcaggcaggcaggcaggcaggcaggcaggcaggcaggcaggcaggcaggcaggcaggcaggcaggcaggcaggcagaagttcgttaagaaatgtttcgcattgaTTAAAGGTTTGCAGCTAAGCGCCGAgacgtcccgccgcggtggtgtagtggctaaggtacttggctgctgacccacagatcgcgggatcgaataccggctgcggcggctgcgtttttgatgtaggcgaaaaggttgtaggcccgtgtgctcagagttgggttcatgttaaagaaccccaggtggtcaaaatttccggagccctccattacggcgtctctcataatgaaatggtggttttgggacgttaaaccctacataccaaTATCAGCGCCGAAATGCCGCGCAGTTTGCTCTTTGTTGTCGCACTAGTACGCGTGCAAGCGTCGGTGGGAAAGTGAGACTGCCACTGTTTGCTTCTTAGACAGCTAAAGAACAACGCTATGCTTCATTCAAGGCTGCGAAAGCACCCACGATGTTCAAAAAATGCGTCACCCCACATAAAATGTGCACAGAGCCACCGCAGCTTCAGCGCTGCTGGACCCTGTATGGCGGCGGGCCTAATGGTCACAGTGCTTTCCCCGTTCCAGTGGCTTTAAAGTGCTGCGTCTAATTAGCGACGCTCTTCTGGCAGTCACATCACTTTCTCTGATTGCACTCTCATCATTAACGACTTCAGCCACCACTAGGGTTTCTCTAATCGTAGGCCACGAACACTAGTCGTCGGCATGGAGATGTACCACTGAGAGTCAACCTGTGTGGTGCATACACGTAAATAACATACTATAGAGCTGCCAGACAGAAATGGACATTGTGCAAGTGCTCTTATGTCAATGCACAGAGGACAATCAATTACGTCAGTAAGGACACCTTTTACCTGCGTGTTAAACTGATCGGTATGGCGGAGGAACCAAACGAGCCATTTTTGTACCTCTTCATCGCTCGGTAACGTGCATTTTTGCTACTGCTCATCCTGCCTCTTCAAGATACCTCCTAAAAAACTTTACCTTGGGTGTGAGGTCATATTAGGCCCTGAAAAATGTCGATCATATAAGGATAGTACAGGACGCACTCATATCTGGTGCTTTGTACTATATATACTGTCACGGCGTGAAAGTGTGGGGTGCTAGTGCTGAGCGAGAAGTACGGGATCGCAAATCAGGATTGATACCTTTCAGCACCACATGAACAATACAACTGATATCTTCAGTGTGCATTTGCTAAAGCTTGTTCTTtgaagaaacttttttttgtcaTATGTGTAGAACTAAGACGAGTTAGCGTTGCTGATTCCACGGTATATTGGAAAAATTGTGCTGTTCTAAAGAAAATAGAAACAGAGGAGACTACTGACTACCGCTCTTAGCTAAAGCAGTGTGCTATGTTTTCGTTGTTTACTGTGTGGTGTTCCTGGTCTGGTCGCAAGGTGAGCTTCACTTGAAACACGCTGCTTTTTTACTGCCTATCTCAAAGTTTGAGATCTTCTTGTACAGTTCTCTTATTATGCGATGTACAAGAACACTGTTCCGAGTGGGAACACTCAACGCAAGTTGTTGCTCCTGACGTT
The sequence above is drawn from the Rhipicephalus microplus isolate Deutch F79 chromosome 3, USDA_Rmic, whole genome shotgun sequence genome and encodes:
- the LOC142803446 gene encoding uncharacterized protein LOC142803446, which translates into the protein MAGAPAASFIFPIIFDYCLTEYSLHGTFALVGALLLNVLPISLFFRKPPWMQKQYSEISDISRSRVIDGDDAREKKASHYSDYVASTLRPLVGISNDQDDSSCDENVLFTSTDRSTIVKLSRYPLSVRLNYEKPLRDSHGIPHMLEVSDTSAMCAEKREELSWKLLRRNSVDVPYIRGGQEPRRVCVNCSCKNECLEEIFQQNVGSPELHRAETNISAENLPLKVMKRTTDCMKMTSMKNTMLTFTGSAEPPEAGREGMEDETVPLKSACGDRTLNSLEGVCDFRYSVKESRTRSLLRSAKEVLSTRRFYAHMFSYFSFCFFLDTFLAVAVDCAVDNGISREDAAHVLTFFSLTDLAGRLLIPLITDYKIATPLGVTTLSYLVMVIIGTTMPHAQSDVVFWILVVNLGLPVGYVMVAMSQTITCDVGVRNLPMAYGFVASVTALGAFMRPPVIGYFRDVNGSYGGLFHFMGGMVFTSVLLTGWLWASSRRQNKQQHKTLSAEKTAGLNV